The following nucleotide sequence is from Pseudomonas sessilinigenes.
CGCGTAGCTTGCCATGCTTGCCGCGACAGATGAATATCGCAGGCCCACAAAGCCCGTTTTGCCCGGTACCCCGTTTTGGAAACATCCATGCCTACGACCTTCGACCCCGACCTCCTGCGCGCCAGCCTGCAATCACTGGCCGATGGGCAGCCCCTGTCGGATCAGGGCCAGGCCTACCAGCGTTTCTACGGCCTGGACTTCGCCGGGCGTGCGCGAGTGCCCCGCAGCCGCTTGGGGCGCTTCCAGGTGGAGGGTTATGAGGTGGTCTGCCAGGTCTGGTGGCCAGCGCAGCCGCGGGCGACGATGTTCCTGTTCCATGGCTTCTACGACCACATGGGCCTATACCGGCATGTGATCGAGTGGGCGCTGCAACGGGATTTCGTGGTGATTTCCTGTGACTTGCCCGGCCATGGCCTGTCCAGTGGCGAACGGGCCAGCATCGACGACTTCGCGGTGTACCAGCAAGTGCTGCTGGGGTTGTTCGAGCAAGCGCGGGCCCTGGAGCTGCCCACGCCCTGGCACCTGTTCGGGCAAAGCACCGGCGGGGCTATCGTCATGGATCACTTGCTCAACCAGGGTGCGCAAAGCCCGGCCCAGGGCCAGGTGTTTCTGCTATCGCCGCTGGTCAGGCCCCGGGCGTGGGGCTGGTCGCTGCTCAGCTACTACCTGCTGCGGCCTTTCGTCACCGGCATCGCCCGGCGGTTCAGCGAGAACTCCAACGACCAGGACTTCCTCGCGTTCCTCCAGGCCGACCCCTTGCAGCCCCAGCGCCTGCCGACGGCCTGGGTCGGTGCGCTGGCGCGCTGGATCAAGCGGTTGGAGGCAGCCCCGCGCAGCAACAGGCAGCCGGTGATCGTGCAGGGGCAAGCGGACATGACCGTGGATTGGCAGCACAACCTGCAGGTGATCCGCAGCAAGTTCAATGCGCCCGAGGTGCTGATGCTGCCGGAAGCGCGGCATCACTTGGCTAATGAAGTGCCGCTGTACCGCGACCAGTATTTCGCGTTCCTGGCGCGGCACGTTTGAGCCGCAGGAGCGTGCCTGCCTTGCAGCCGGTGGCCACTGAGGCGCTGGCCTAGGCCGCCAGGTTTCAAGGTCGTTGGTTGGGTAGGCGATCGCCTGGCAAGGTCCTGCGGCCCTTTGCGCCGCCTTGCAGGCTCGGCAGCGGCTACAGGTGAGTGGCCGGATCAGGGCGCGAGGCTGGAGGTGTTCTGGCCTACCGCCAGGCCCGCGCGGATCGCGGCCAGGGCCGCTTGGTAATAGGCCTTGCCTTCGGCGGATTCGGCAAAAGTGGCGAACTCTTCCAGTTCGGTATCGGACAGGTCTCGGTAGACGTACAGCAGGGTGTTGTTCAAGTCGGCACCAATCTGTTGCATCAGGCGCTGGCGCTGGCCGTTGAGCATGCCCTGGGCCTGGCCGTTGCCCAGCAGGCCGGGAATCATCTGGCTCAGGCTGTCGGCCGCGACCCCGGCGATGGCCAGGGTGACTTCCGCGCCGGCCTCGCGGGCGGGCAAGGCCTGGGCCAGGTGGCCGATGATCAATTGACGGTTGTCGCTGGCCTGCATCTTCGGCAGGCCCTGGGCGTTCTTGGCCAACTGGTCGCGGCGGGTAGCCAGCAGTTCTGCGGCGACGATCTTGCGGCCCAGGGGGGATTGGAAAAAATTCAGGGCGGGAGCCGGGTCGGCCAAGTGCTGGCGTAGTTGCTCCTCGGCCCGGTTGTCCACGGCCTGGGGGGCGAAGCGCTGGTTGCTGTTGTCCACCAGGGCCTGGTAGACCGCTGGCGGCAGGCTGTTCTGGTAGCGCTGCTGGGCGGCGTTGAGGGCATCGCTGAAGTGCGCGCGCTGCTGCTCCCAACCGGCGACCTTGTACAACTGGTCGTGGCTGTCTGCCCAGGCGGGCATGGTGCAGAGGATCAACAGTGAGAAAAGCAAACGGCGCATAAGGACTCCTGTCAGCAGGCGACTATTCTCCGGGGCAAGAGGGTGGTTGTCGAGAATTCGTATCAGATGAAGTCATGGTTCCAGGCACGTTGGAAAAAAAGCTGAATCTGCCGCCCTGCGGCTCTGTCAGATTTATCTGCGGCTGGATACTATGCGCGCCATGCACATACCCTCTGATCATCCGCTGTTGTTGAGCATCGTCGACGACCTGGCCGCCCGTGGCTGGTCGCAGCAGGATATTTTCCTGCCTGAGGCTCTGACCCTCGACCTGGCTGCCGAGTGCCGTAAACGTGCCGCCGAGGGCGAACTGGCTCCGGCGGCGGTTGGGCGCGGCCCTGCCCAGGAAATCCGCGAGGGTATCCGCGGCGACCATATCCAGTGGCTCGAGCCCGGCCAGGCCCAGGCCAGCGACGCCTACCTGGCGCTCATGGACAGCCTGCGCGAAGCCTTGAACCGTGGCCTGTTCCTCGGCCTGGAGGATTTCGAGTGTCATTTCGCGATGTATCCACCAGGGGCCTTCTACAAGCGCCATGTGGACCGCTTTCGCGACGATGACCGGCGCATGGTGTCGGCGGTGATCTACCTCAATTTGCAATGGCTGCCCGAGCATGGCGGGCAACTGCGCATGTACCTGGGGGAACGCGGCGAGCACGATGTCGATCCGGTCGGCGGCCGGCTGGTGGTATTCCTCTCCGGCGAAATGCCCCATGAAGTCCTGCCCGCGACCCGGGAACGCCTGTCCTTGACCGGCTGGTTCCGGCGCCGTGGCAACGAGCCGTTCTGACCATGCACAAGATCCTGGTCAGCCGCTGCCTGCTGGGCCACCGCGTACGCTACGACGGTGGTGCCAGCGGCCCCTTCGATCAATTGGCGGCCTGGCAGCAGGAAGGGCGCGTGGTGGCGCTGTGCCCGGAAGTGGCTGGTGGCTTGCCGACACCACGGGCCGCGGCGGAAATCCCGGGTGGCCAGGGCGTCGATGTGCTGCAGGGGCGGGCACCGGTGATGACCACGGAAGGTGAAGATGTCAGCGCCGAGTTCCTCTCCGGGGCCCGGCAGGCTTTGGCCCTGGTGGAAAAACACGGCATCCGTATTGCCGTGCTCAAGGCCAACAGCCCGTCTTGCGGCAACCTGTTGACCTATGACGGCACCTTCAGTGGGGTCAAGGTCCCGGGAGAGGGCGTCACCGCCGCCTTGCTCAAGCAACATGGCGTGCAGGTCTTCAGCGAGTTGCAACTGCTCGAGGCCGCCAGCGCCCTCGCCGCATTGTCCTCGTAACCGCTGTCGAGTTTCAGTGAGGCTGCGATAAGGCCCGCCGCGCCTCGCTTGGCGCACTCCCGCCAAACCCTTGGCGTCCCTGCGGTGCAATCCTTCGAGCCCTTCGCGGCCTGCGCCAGTGGCTACAGCTCAGGTTTATTGCTCGGTCTCGCCCTTGGGCGGTTTGCTGGCGTCCATGCCGAACCATTTTTCCGACAGGGTCATCAGCCGGCCATCGGCCTTGATCCGCTGCAGGGCGCCGTTCAGGCTGGCGCGAAAGGCCGGATTACCCTTCTGGAAGGGAATGGCCAGGCTCAGGGTAGGCCCCACCTTGGCGCCTTCCTTCACTGGCAGGCGGCTGTCACGAATGGCGTAGGGGATCAGCAGGCGATCGCTGATGGCGGCATCGATCTGCTTGTCCGCTACATCCTTGATCGGCTGCTGGGCGTCGGCATAGCTGCGCAGGTTGATCCCTTCCACGGTCCGTGCCTGGTCGACGAACTGGCTGCCCTGGGCCACACCGAGGGCCCGGCCGCGCAGGGATTGCAGGTTGAAGAGTGGGCGTTGTTCTTCCTTGCGCACGATCAGTTGGGCGTTGGAGTAGCTATAGGGTTCGCTGAAGTCGAAACGATCCTTGAGTTCCGGGGTCACTGCTATGTGGTTGATGGCGACGTCGAAGCGACCGCTCTCGACACCAGGCAGCAGCTCGGCGGCCTCGGTCACGACGAAGTCGGCGCGTACGTCCAGTTCGCTGGCCAGCAACTGCCCCAGTTCGACCTCGAAGCCGGTGAGCCTGCCTTCGTCCTTGAAGTTGAAGGGGGGTGTATCGGCTTCCAGGGCAATGCGCAGTTCACCACGGTCGTTGATGTCGTCAATCAGTTCGGCTTGGGCGCAGAGGCTTACCAGAGGTAGCAAAAGTATCAGGCCAGGCAGAAAACGCATGGTCACTCCTTGAAGTCATATGAGCGATGCGCCATTCAGGCTCGCTTTGCTAAGGTGTTGAGTGCCTTCGACAACGAATCGCCACGAAGTTGTCATAACCGTAAAAGATTTGCGGAAAACTGGAGAAAAAAATGAATAAATTCATGTCTTGCGCGGCACTGGCCGGCCTGTTGCTGGGGGCCTCATTGCAGGTCGGCGCCGCTGAAATTCCTCGTACTCAGGCACCCGCCGGTGCCAAGGTGTTCATCGTATCTCCAGCTGACGGGGATACCGTGGACAAGACCTTCAAGGTCAAGTTCGGCGTCGAGGGCATTGCCCTGGCGCCGGCTGGCGACCAGGCCGCCAATACCGGCCACCATCACCTGCTGATCGATGTCGACCAACTGCCGGCCGAGAACATGCCGATCCCGATGGACGCCAAGCACCTGCATTTCGGCAAGGCCCAGACCGAGACCGAAGTGACCCTGGCCCCGGGCAAGCACACCCTGCAACTGGAGCTGGGAGACAAGAACCACGTACCGTTCGACCCGGTGATCGTCTCCAAGAAAATCACAGTGACAGTGAAATAAACGTAAATGCCGCGCAAAAAAAGGGAGCCCATCAAGGCTCCCTTTTTTGTACGGCTAGCTACAAGGCTGCAGCTACAAACCAGGGCGGGCCCTTGCTTGCCGCTTGAAACTTGCCGCTTGCAGCTGCTCTTAGAACAGCACCCGGCAACGGATGGTGCCGTTGATGTGCTGCAG
It contains:
- a CDS encoding alpha/beta hydrolase; translated protein: MPTTFDPDLLRASLQSLADGQPLSDQGQAYQRFYGLDFAGRARVPRSRLGRFQVEGYEVVCQVWWPAQPRATMFLFHGFYDHMGLYRHVIEWALQRDFVVISCDLPGHGLSSGERASIDDFAVYQQVLLGLFEQARALELPTPWHLFGQSTGGAIVMDHLLNQGAQSPAQGQVFLLSPLVRPRAWGWSLLSYYLLRPFVTGIARRFSENSNDQDFLAFLQADPLQPQRLPTAWVGALARWIKRLEAAPRSNRQPVIVQGQADMTVDWQHNLQVIRSKFNAPEVLMLPEARHHLANEVPLYRDQYFAFLARHV
- a CDS encoding DUF2059 domain-containing protein, translating into MRRLLFSLLILCTMPAWADSHDQLYKVAGWEQQRAHFSDALNAAQQRYQNSLPPAVYQALVDNSNQRFAPQAVDNRAEEQLRQHLADPAPALNFFQSPLGRKIVAAELLATRRDQLAKNAQGLPKMQASDNRQLIIGHLAQALPAREAGAEVTLAIAGVAADSLSQMIPGLLGNGQAQGMLNGQRQRLMQQIGADLNNTLLYVYRDLSDTELEEFATFAESAEGKAYYQAALAAIRAGLAVGQNTSSLAP
- a CDS encoding 2OG-Fe(II) oxygenase, whose product is MRAMHIPSDHPLLLSIVDDLAARGWSQQDIFLPEALTLDLAAECRKRAAEGELAPAAVGRGPAQEIREGIRGDHIQWLEPGQAQASDAYLALMDSLREALNRGLFLGLEDFECHFAMYPPGAFYKRHVDRFRDDDRRMVSAVIYLNLQWLPEHGGQLRMYLGERGEHDVDPVGGRLVVFLSGEMPHEVLPATRERLSLTGWFRRRGNEPF
- a CDS encoding DUF523 domain-containing protein codes for the protein MHKILVSRCLLGHRVRYDGGASGPFDQLAAWQQEGRVVALCPEVAGGLPTPRAAAEIPGGQGVDVLQGRAPVMTTEGEDVSAEFLSGARQALALVEKHGIRIAVLKANSPSCGNLLTYDGTFSGVKVPGEGVTAALLKQHGVQVFSELQLLEAASALAALSS
- a CDS encoding transporter substrate-binding domain-containing protein, with protein sequence MRFLPGLILLLPLVSLCAQAELIDDINDRGELRIALEADTPPFNFKDEGRLTGFEVELGQLLASELDVRADFVVTEAAELLPGVESGRFDVAINHIAVTPELKDRFDFSEPYSYSNAQLIVRKEEQRPLFNLQSLRGRALGVAQGSQFVDQARTVEGINLRSYADAQQPIKDVADKQIDAAISDRLLIPYAIRDSRLPVKEGAKVGPTLSLAIPFQKGNPAFRASLNGALQRIKADGRLMTLSEKWFGMDASKPPKGETEQ
- a CDS encoding DUF4399 domain-containing protein, which gives rise to MNKFMSCAALAGLLLGASLQVGAAEIPRTQAPAGAKVFIVSPADGDTVDKTFKVKFGVEGIALAPAGDQAANTGHHHLLIDVDQLPAENMPIPMDAKHLHFGKAQTETEVTLAPGKHTLQLELGDKNHVPFDPVIVSKKITVTVK